The following nucleotide sequence is from Rattus norvegicus strain BN/NHsdMcwi chromosome 13, GRCr8, whole genome shotgun sequence.
caactgaggctgcacctttactgactggtctctcacagtgcccagcctcagctgctctccatgaccccttcacacTTTCAAAGCCAGTACcgcctgggtgactcttacacattaccaagtccagtcgcagcacgaggtacaaccttggctatctctggaacacagcctcttcgtgctctcagaaaacacttcccagaagatttcacctcaatgatgctggtctcttcttaatcatcactaatttcttagctccagctagccggcatcaattgtcccagtagtgccttctattcttgattctaaagccagagccacatggtgaAGTTGCCGAGTTCTGCTGTTTGCTGAAGCTaaaacatggcccccttgttcttacatcatcaccagctttctgttttctaactccttcactgcatacgcttggctgtcctggaacttgctccgtagactgactttgaactcagagatctgcaggcCTGTcttctaagcactgggattatagtcCTCCAAGCCTGGACTTAAGTTTTTCCTcacttagaacttgctctgttctaggctggtcttacactcagagatctgcttggctttgcCTCCTGGTGTTAAAGGTTTGTACTACCGTGCCTGGtcctaaacttagctgggtggagttttgccccaaggtcaccacatattaaaattcttttcctctgaaacctctagagCCAGGCTTCCACAGTTCAAGTCaccctcagcaacaaagtcttccatattccttgtAGGATAGCCccttaagccccacttaaagcattccactgctttccaaatccaaggTCCGCAAATCCACGTTCTTTCAAATCAAACATGGCCAGGCCTATCACATCAATACCCCAGTCgatggtaccaacttctgtcttagggttttactgctgtgatcagacaccatgaccaaagcaattcgtAGACAGCATTTTGTTGGGGCTTGGATagaagttcagaggttcagttcattatcatcaaggtgggagcatggcagcgtccaggcaagcatggtgcaggcgGGCTGctaacagaagactggcttccaggcagctagaacaaGGATATTAAAGCCcaagtccacagtgacacacctactccaatgaggtcacacctcctaatggtgccataCCCTAGGACAAGcttatgcaaaccatcacaccactGAGTGACCAAGAGCGAATGCCTTTTCTGAAGGGGTTGCAGTGTAAACTGTTTCAAGTCCAGGACATGTTCCCATTGGAGTGACTGCCACTTTGAACAGGGCCTATTTGGAAAAATGATTTGGGTCAATTGAACTATGAGTATAGGGTCACCTACCGGGACAGTAGAAATTCTTTCCGACAGACTATGAAAGGAGACCAAACCGGCCTTCTTGGATGGCCAAAGGACACAAAGAATCCCAGTCTTGGGTGTTGTGCCAGTGCTCTACACCAATGCTTACAGCAGCGTGGCAGCTATGTGCCCTGAgctgcctgccttcctctcccctgTAAATAGATCGACTCAGAGACCCCCAAAAGGGAGATGATACTGTGCTATAGGGGGGATAACAGGATTTGTGGCCTTTGTGAAGGAGAGAGGATAAAGTGGGATCGGGGATGGGGGTTAAAGTGAGGAATGAGATACCATTTAACCAAAGGGAGAGCAGGAAGCACCTTATGGTGCTCACCAGCTCATATGGATTCTGCCCTGCAACTTGCATCTGGGCACgtaggcagcagtgtgcacaccCAGCACAGCCCAGGTCCTTATCAGCGGTGTGCACAGATCTGTAGTAGCCCaagggtgaggggtggggtggagttgGAAGAGCGGGTCCATcctatgcctctctctctctctctctctctctctctctctctctctctctctctctctctctctctctctctctctgagggggtggaggtggggatttAAGAAGATTGACATCCCGATGCGCCCCTCCTCCCAGCAGCTCGGGTCTCCGGCCCAGACCTAGAAGGAGACACAGGCCGGTGGCCACCAGCCAAATCAGGCTTGGGCGGcgagggaggaggggcaggggccCCGGGAGGTGCCCTTTGCGACTCTGGGGCCACTCCTGCAGACTCTGGTCCCGCGAGCGCGAGCTAGTGGCATAAAAGGCCCGGGAGGGTAAGGGCGGGCCTGCCGCCGGAGGTGGGCTCCAGACCCCCGCAACCTGTTGCGGGGCTCAGCGGGCTGTAAAGATGGGCCGTTATTCGGGCAAGACCTGTCGGCTGCTGTTCATGCTGGTGCTCACCGCGGCCTTCTTCGTGGCCGAACTGGTGTCGGGTTACCTGGGCAACTCCATCGCGCTGCTCTCGGACTCGTTCAACATGCTGTCTGATCTGATCTCGCTGTGCGTGGGCCTGGGCTCCGGCTACATCGCGCGACGCGGTCCCCGCGGCTCCAGCGCCACCTACGGCTATGTGCGGGCGGAGGTGGTGGGCGCGCTCAGCAACGCAGTCTTCCTCACCGCGCTCTGCTTTACCATCTTCGTGGAGGCCGTGTTGCGGCTCGCGCGGCCCGAGCGCATCGACGACCCGGAGCTGGTACTCATCGTGGGCGCCCTGGGGCTGGCAGTCAACGTGGTGGGGCTGCTCATCTTCCAGGACTGCGGC
It contains:
- the Slc30a10 gene encoding calcium/manganese antiporter SLC30A10 isoform X2, translated to MGRYSGKTCRLLFMLVLTAAFFVAELVSGYLGNSIALLSDSFNMLSDLISLCVGLGSGYIARRGPRGSSATYGYVRAEVVGALSNAVFLTALCFTIFVEAVLRLARPERIDDPELVLIVGALGLAVNVVGLLIFQDCGACFSRCTRGHRTRPSQPPRQGDTGGALGCPREAATATDPGSDSAVTLRGASAGRKQQEGATVFSNVAGDSLNTQNEPEETTKKEKKSEALNIRVYGQRRPRSLFVSQTGLEIST